In a genomic window of Kwoniella mangroviensis CBS 8507 chromosome 2, whole genome shotgun sequence:
- a CDS encoding 60S ribosomal protein uL4 has protein sequence MAARPTVTVWSASGESSGSVPLPAVFTAPIRLDVVQQVHKSIAKNRRQPYAVAENAGHQTSAESWGTGRAVARIPRVGGGGTQRSGQAAFGNMCRGGRMFAPTKTWRKWHVKVNQNQRRYAVASALAASALPSLVLARGHRIEQIQEVPLVVSSSLESVTKTKEAVELLKATAAYPDIAKVSNSRKLRAGKGKMRNRRYRQRRGPLVVYAKDEGLTRAFKNVPGVETCPVESLNLLQLAPGGHVGRFIIWTEAAIAALDSVYEKKSGFNLPTAKITSSDVTRLINSDEIQSVVRPAGPAVQKRPFTQKKNPLRNKAILFRLNPYAKSLRRHELLRQEHDKKGSVKKTAPGAAGKEFLEILHSA, from the exons ATGGCTGCTCGACCTACCGTTACCGTCTGGTCCGCCTCTGGCGAGTCTTCTGGCTCTGTTCCCCTCCCAGCCGTCTTCACCGCTCCTATCAGATTGGATGTTGTTCAACAAGTTCACA AATCCATCGCTAAGAACAGAAGACAACCTTACGCTGTCGCTGAGAACGCTGGTCACCAAACCTCTGCCGAATCTTGGGGTACCGGTCGAGCTGTCGCTCGTATCCCTCgtgtaggtggtggtggtaccCAACGATCCGGTCAAGCCGCTTTCGGTAACATGTGTCGAGGTGGTCGAATGTTCGCTCCTACCAAGACCTGGAGAAAATGGCACGTCAAGGTTAACCAAAACCAAAGACGATACGCTGTCGCTTCCGCCTTGGCCGCTTCCGCCCTTCCTTCGTTGGTTCTCGCTAGAGGTCACCGAATCGAACAAATCCAAGAAGTTCCTTTGGtcgtctcttcttccctcgaGTCAGTCACCAAGACCAAGGAAGCCGTCGAGTTGCTCAAGGCTACTGCCGCTTACCCCGATATCGCCAAAGTTTCCAACTCCCGAAAACTCAGAGCCGGTAAGGGTAAGATGAGAAACAGAAGATACAGACAAAGAAGAGGTCCTTTAGTCGTTTACGCCAAGGATGAAGGTCTCACCAGAGCTTTCAAGAACGTCCCAGGTGTTGAGACTTGCCCCGTTGaatccctcaacctcctccaaCTCGCTCCTGGTGGTCACGTCggtcgattcatcatctggaCCGAAGCTGCCATTGCCGCTCTTGACTCTGTCTACGAGAAGAAATCTGGCTTCAACCTCCCCACCGCCAAGATCACCTCTTCCGATGTCACCAGACTCATCAACTCTGATGAAATCCAATCCGTCGTCAGACCCGCCGGTCCTGCCGTCCAAAAGA GACCTTTCACCCAAAAGAAGAACCCTCTCAGAAACAAGgccatcctcttccgacTCAACCCTTACGCCAAGTCTCTCAGAAGACACGAACTCCTCAGACAAGAGCACGACAAGAAAGGTTCAGTCAAGAAGACCGCTCCCGGTGCTGCTGGAAAGGAATTCCTCGAAATCCTCCACTCTGCTTAA